A region from the Desulfurellaceae bacterium genome encodes:
- a CDS encoding type II toxin-antitoxin system VapC family toxin — protein sequence MTLLLDTHVWIWSQGQPEKLGQRSVQALLTPQYTNTICTISTLELARLLAVGTISLAMPLRDWIEQSLRELAATTLPLTHEIAAEAYALPSAFHKDPADRILVAAARIHRLTLLTADERILHYPHVRTIDARR from the coding sequence GTGACCCTGCTGCTCGATACCCATGTCTGGATCTGGTCGCAGGGACAGCCTGAGAAACTCGGACAACGCTCGGTACAGGCCCTCCTCACTCCCCAGTACACCAACACGATCTGTACCATATCCACGCTGGAGTTGGCCCGCCTCCTGGCGGTCGGAACGATTTCCCTGGCCATGCCCTTGCGTGACTGGATCGAGCAATCCCTGAGGGAGCTGGCCGCAACAACCCTGCCGCTCACGCACGAGATTGCAGCGGAAGCCTACGCTTTGCCATCCGCCTTTCACAAAGATCCGGCGGATCGCATCCTCGTCGCTGCCGCGCGTATTCACCGGCTGACCCTGCTGACTGCCGATGAACGGATTCTTCACTACCCACATGTCCGTACCATTGACGCACGGCGCTGA
- a CDS encoding phosphotransferase family protein, producing the protein MAVDLAVLTQQLQDFATAHYGKDASVSQVEVMPGHAGLSFGFRVDFSRDGQARNESLVMRLPPKGVRQSGNTDVLRQVPLLQALKQRGVPVPTVRWSGADLRWFEVPYIMVERLPGRTFNVWEPDPSFDTSPSAVAGLYHQAVDALVQVHSLDWQTDLAGWEQPRSLETEIRFWDSILAKAAEPQWVSQGQAVRELLLASQPATPPVGLFHGDFQGTNFLFDGDRLVALLDWEISGISGHLLDLGWLLVFTDPESWEAGHRPIEAAPAAQDLIGRYEEGMQRRVADSAWYQALAGYRFGVISGFNVMLHRRGKRHDPEWEVIAPSVSLLFERARTLLSK; encoded by the coding sequence ATGGCAGTCGATTTAGCAGTCCTCACCCAACAGCTCCAAGACTTCGCCACAGCGCATTACGGCAAAGATGCCTCGGTCAGCCAGGTGGAGGTCATGCCCGGTCACGCCGGCCTCAGCTTTGGCTTTCGGGTCGATTTCTCTCGCGACGGCCAAGCGCGCAACGAATCGCTGGTCATGCGCCTGCCGCCCAAGGGCGTGCGGCAGAGCGGCAATACCGATGTGCTGCGCCAGGTTCCGCTGCTGCAGGCGCTGAAACAACGGGGCGTGCCGGTGCCCACCGTCCGCTGGTCGGGGGCTGACCTGCGCTGGTTCGAGGTGCCCTACATCATGGTTGAGCGGCTGCCGGGCCGGACCTTTAACGTCTGGGAGCCGGACCCGTCGTTCGATACCAGCCCATCGGCGGTCGCCGGGCTGTATCATCAGGCGGTCGATGCTCTGGTCCAGGTCCACAGTCTGGACTGGCAAACCGACCTGGCGGGCTGGGAACAGCCGCGTTCTTTGGAGACCGAAATCCGCTTTTGGGACAGCATTCTGGCCAAAGCCGCAGAGCCGCAGTGGGTCAGTCAGGGGCAGGCAGTCCGCGAGCTGCTGCTGGCCAGTCAACCCGCCACGCCGCCCGTGGGGCTGTTTCACGGCGACTTTCAGGGGACAAACTTTCTGTTTGACGGGGACCGCCTGGTTGCCCTGCTGGACTGGGAAATCTCGGGCATCAGCGGCCATCTGCTCGATCTCGGCTGGCTGCTGGTGTTCACCGATCCCGAGAGCTGGGAGGCCGGCCATCGTCCGATCGAAGCCGCTCCGGCCGCTCAGGATCTGATTGGCCGCTACGAAGAGGGCATGCAGCGCAGGGTAGCTGACAGTGCCTGGTATCAGGCCCTGGCGGGCTACCGCTTTGGCGTGATCAGCGGCTTTAACGTCATGCTTCATCGGCGCGGCAAACGCCACGATCCGGAGTGGGAGGTGATTGCCCCCTCGGTGTCCCTGCTGTTCGAGCGGGCCAGGACCCTCCTCTCCAAGTGA
- the thiD gene encoding bifunctional hydroxymethylpyrimidine kinase/phosphomethylpyrimidine kinase codes for MPVAKALTIAGSDSGGGAGIQADLKTFFALGVYGTSIVTAVTAQNTRGVQAVSELPPDFVAQQFDSVLPDIGTQAAKTGMLASIPLVTAVSKKIAEYQIRRLVVDPVMVAKGGHPLLRAEARQALVEQLLPLALIVTPNLHEAGLLAGLEVTDRPSMEEAARRIKALGPAHVIVKGGHLAHEACDLLFDGHSFHTYTSQKLETVCTHGAGCTFSAAITAGLAQGRPVPEAVATAKAFVTRAMRAGFRIGHGHAPLNHRAGWVRD; via the coding sequence ATGCCTGTCGCCAAAGCGCTGACCATCGCCGGCTCCGACAGCGGCGGTGGGGCCGGTATCCAGGCCGACCTCAAAACCTTCTTCGCCCTGGGCGTGTACGGAACGAGCATTGTGACGGCCGTCACCGCCCAGAACACCCGGGGCGTACAGGCGGTCAGTGAGCTGCCGCCCGACTTTGTGGCCCAGCAGTTCGACAGCGTCCTGCCCGATATCGGTACCCAGGCGGCCAAAACGGGCATGCTGGCGTCCATCCCCCTGGTCACGGCCGTCAGCAAGAAAATCGCCGAGTACCAGATCCGCCGGCTTGTGGTCGATCCGGTTATGGTCGCCAAGGGCGGGCACCCGCTGTTGCGGGCCGAGGCCAGACAAGCGCTCGTTGAGCAACTCCTCCCCCTGGCCCTGATTGTGACCCCCAATCTGCACGAGGCCGGTCTGCTGGCCGGCCTGGAGGTCACCGACCGCCCCAGCATGGAAGAAGCCGCCCGACGCATCAAAGCGCTCGGTCCGGCCCATGTCATCGTCAAAGGCGGCCATCTGGCGCACGAGGCCTGCGACCTGCTGTTCGACGGCCACAGCTTTCACACCTATACCAGCCAAAAGCTGGAGACCGTGTGCACCCACGGTGCCGGGTGTACCTTCTCCGCCGCCATCACCGCCGGGCTGGCCCAGGGCCGGCCGGTTCCCGAGGCCGTCGCCACCGCCAAAGCCTTTGTCACCCGGGCCATGCGCGCCGGGTTCCGCATCGGCCACGGGCACGCTCCCCTGAACCACCGAGCCGGCTGGGTTAGAGACTAA
- a CDS encoding CoA transferase: protein MPLEGIRVLDWTIWQQGPVSTMMLGDLGAEVIKIEERVGGDPGRGVMSIAGTGMAGQRNYYFEANNKHKKSLTLDLKKPQAKQIVYKLAEQSDVFVQNFRKGVAGRLGLDYKTLSEYNPKLIYASASGYGPIGPDSAEPSFDAMGLARSGIMNAIGEPDMEPLSIAGGVADQMGAIMLASGVITALLVRERHGIGQEVDTSHLGSMMAVQGLNLACRLTLGKEFRRSQRSSAPNPLYNHYRCGDDKWLCLAMIQADRYWADFCKAVGVAELEHDPRFASMKERGKNSAALIRVLDERFAAKSRDEWMATLKEGGDFIYTVVNTVNDLPDDPQMLENEYVVPYEHPAWGPTKVVGVPVRFSKTPGDPRAAAPEFGEHTEQILIDRLGYSWEDISRLKEEEVI, encoded by the coding sequence ATGCCGCTGGAAGGAATTCGCGTACTCGACTGGACGATTTGGCAACAGGGACCGGTCTCAACCATGATGCTGGGCGATCTGGGGGCGGAGGTCATCAAGATTGAAGAGCGGGTTGGCGGCGATCCGGGCCGGGGAGTGATGAGCATCGCCGGGACCGGCATGGCCGGTCAGCGCAACTACTATTTTGAGGCCAACAACAAGCACAAAAAAAGCCTCACCCTGGACCTGAAAAAGCCCCAGGCCAAACAGATTGTGTATAAGCTGGCCGAGCAGTCGGACGTCTTTGTCCAGAATTTCCGCAAAGGCGTGGCGGGCCGGCTCGGCCTCGACTACAAGACCCTGTCCGAGTACAACCCCAAGCTCATCTATGCCAGCGCCAGCGGCTACGGCCCCATCGGCCCGGACTCCGCCGAGCCGTCGTTTGACGCCATGGGCCTGGCCCGCTCGGGCATCATGAACGCCATCGGCGAGCCGGATATGGAACCGCTGAGCATTGCCGGCGGCGTGGCCGACCAGATGGGGGCCATCATGCTGGCCTCGGGAGTCATTACCGCCCTGCTGGTCCGCGAACGGCACGGCATCGGCCAGGAGGTCGATACCTCACACCTGGGCAGCATGATGGCGGTGCAGGGCCTCAATCTGGCCTGCCGCCTGACCCTGGGCAAGGAGTTCCGCCGCTCGCAGCGGTCCAGCGCGCCCAACCCCCTGTACAATCACTACCGGTGTGGCGACGACAAGTGGCTGTGTCTGGCCATGATTCAGGCCGACCGCTACTGGGCGGACTTCTGTAAGGCCGTTGGCGTAGCCGAGTTGGAGCACGATCCGCGTTTTGCCTCCATGAAGGAGCGGGGCAAAAACAGCGCCGCCCTGATCCGCGTCCTGGACGAGCGCTTTGCGGCCAAGTCGCGTGACGAATGGATGGCAACCCTCAAGGAGGGCGGAGACTTTATCTATACCGTGGTCAACACGGTGAACGACCTGCCCGACGACCCGCAGATGCTTGAGAACGAGTATGTGGTCCCGTACGAGCACCCGGCCTGGGGCCCGACCAAGGTCGTGGGCGTGCCGGTGCGCTTCAGCAAGACACCCGGCGACCCCCGGGCGGCCGCGCCGGAGTTCGGCGAGCACACCGAGCAGATATTGATTGACCGGCTGGGCTACTCGTGGGAAGACATTAGCCGCCTGAAGGAAGAAGAAGTGATATAG
- the ptsP gene encoding phosphoenolpyruvate--protein phosphotransferase translates to MAGASKKTTRKRRTSKTRASAHAQPSPGRDLRLIEDIGALIAGSRDLKQTLEEVTQTIAQRMATDVCSLYLLGTRNRWLTLWATTGLDRGAVGKVRMRTTEGLAGLVIETLEPVIVPDAMAHPRSKYFPETGEERFHSFLGLPLLEHDKPIGVLVVQSRSRRRFSQGEIRLLKTISSHVSAIIIQARLSETLETKEREHQAYRTQMREAMQRLSAPQPERSTPAGAQERTRRRRLTGVGASPGFGTGQAYLIHPEIHFDALAERRTDDPQAELQQFHHALQRSIEEIEALKEQVHERLPEIDRAIFDAHRLMLEDPGLIDKVEALIKQGVAAETALKKVIEEYIETLSRVGDAHLQERTTDLRDIGQRVLRHLLGLEEREGPQGESFILVADEVTLSDLCRVDHTRLKGVVLASGGATSHASILAKSFEIPTVVGVSHTELIQQADTLIVDGNSGVVYLNPSGEVMREYGRLDREYQAFTRDLEDVRELPAETRDGVRISLGANVGLLSDTVFAKRHGAEGIGLYRTEVPFLTYHDFPSEEEQFSLYCRVLEGMGGLPVTIRTLDLGPDKYPSYLRLPQEDNPFLGWRSIRISLEMRDLFKVQLRAILRAGARGPVRVLFPMISSVEELNQVKELFAQAKDDLREEDLAFDANMPIGMMVEVPAAVWMAERLAQEVDFFSIGTNDLIQYVLAVDRNNPKVAPLYEPLHPAVLRAIHTAVQAARQAGKRVSLCGEMAADPLCTLLLLGMGLDELSMKPFFVPVIKRVVRSLSARSARRLAQEAVRMETAQQVKGRLFRELKQRGMMDLVEMYH, encoded by the coding sequence ATGGCTGGAGCTTCCAAAAAGACGACCCGCAAGCGCCGCACGTCGAAGACGCGGGCTTCCGCCCATGCCCAGCCCAGCCCCGGACGTGATCTCCGACTGATCGAGGACATCGGAGCCCTGATTGCCGGCTCGCGCGACCTCAAGCAAACGCTCGAAGAGGTCACCCAGACGATCGCCCAGCGGATGGCAACCGATGTGTGCTCGCTCTACCTGCTCGGCACCAGGAACCGCTGGTTGACCCTGTGGGCGACGACCGGTCTTGATCGGGGCGCGGTCGGCAAGGTGCGGATGCGCACGACCGAGGGCTTGGCCGGTCTGGTGATCGAAACGCTGGAGCCGGTCATCGTGCCCGACGCCATGGCCCATCCGCGCAGCAAGTATTTTCCCGAGACCGGCGAAGAGCGCTTTCACTCGTTTCTGGGGCTGCCGCTGCTCGAGCACGACAAGCCGATTGGCGTCCTGGTGGTCCAGAGCCGCAGTCGGCGGCGCTTCTCGCAGGGCGAAATCCGTCTGCTCAAAACCATTTCGTCACACGTCAGTGCCATTATTATTCAGGCCCGGCTGTCAGAGACGCTTGAAACCAAGGAGCGCGAACATCAGGCGTATCGGACCCAGATGCGTGAGGCCATGCAGCGCCTCAGCGCGCCCCAGCCGGAGCGCAGCACACCGGCCGGCGCCCAGGAGCGCACCAGACGCAGGCGTCTGACCGGGGTCGGCGCGTCGCCCGGCTTTGGCACTGGCCAGGCCTACCTGATCCATCCCGAAATCCATTTTGACGCCCTGGCCGAGCGCCGGACGGACGACCCCCAGGCCGAGCTCCAGCAATTTCATCACGCCCTCCAGCGCTCAATCGAAGAGATTGAGGCGCTCAAGGAACAGGTGCACGAGCGCCTGCCGGAAATCGACCGGGCGATTTTTGACGCCCATCGTCTGATGCTGGAGGATCCGGGCCTGATCGACAAGGTCGAGGCCCTGATCAAACAGGGCGTGGCTGCGGAAACCGCGCTCAAGAAAGTCATTGAAGAGTATATCGAGACGCTCAGCCGCGTCGGCGACGCGCATCTCCAGGAGCGGACCACCGATTTGCGCGACATCGGCCAGCGGGTGTTGCGCCACCTGCTGGGTCTGGAAGAGCGGGAGGGTCCACAGGGCGAGAGTTTTATCCTGGTGGCCGATGAGGTGACACTCTCAGACCTGTGCCGGGTTGACCATACTCGGCTCAAAGGCGTCGTCCTGGCCAGCGGGGGGGCGACCTCGCACGCGTCTATCCTGGCCAAGTCGTTCGAGATTCCGACCGTCGTTGGCGTGTCTCACACCGAGTTAATCCAGCAGGCCGATACGCTGATCGTCGATGGCAACTCCGGGGTGGTGTATCTCAACCCGAGCGGCGAGGTCATGCGCGAGTACGGGCGGCTCGACCGGGAGTACCAGGCGTTTACCCGCGACCTCGAAGACGTGCGCGAGTTGCCGGCCGAAACGCGCGATGGGGTGCGGATCAGCCTCGGCGCCAATGTCGGGCTGCTGAGCGACACCGTGTTTGCCAAACGCCACGGGGCCGAAGGGATCGGCCTGTACCGGACCGAGGTCCCGTTTCTGACCTATCACGATTTTCCGAGCGAAGAGGAACAGTTTTCTCTCTACTGCCGGGTTCTCGAGGGGATGGGCGGCTTGCCGGTGACGATTCGGACGCTTGACCTGGGACCCGACAAATACCCCTCGTATCTGCGCCTGCCACAGGAGGACAATCCGTTTTTGGGCTGGCGGTCAATCCGTATCTCGCTTGAGATGCGCGATCTGTTCAAGGTCCAGTTGCGGGCTATCCTGCGCGCCGGAGCGCGCGGCCCGGTGCGTGTTCTGTTTCCCATGATCTCCAGCGTCGAAGAGCTGAATCAGGTCAAAGAACTCTTTGCCCAGGCTAAAGACGATCTCCGCGAGGAGGACTTGGCCTTTGACGCCAACATGCCGATCGGCATGATGGTCGAGGTTCCGGCTGCGGTGTGGATGGCCGAACGGCTGGCCCAGGAGGTCGACTTTTTCAGTATCGGGACGAATGATCTCATTCAGTATGTGCTGGCCGTTGATCGCAACAATCCCAAAGTCGCGCCCCTGTATGAGCCGCTGCACCCGGCCGTACTGCGGGCCATTCATACCGCCGTCCAGGCGGCCAGGCAGGCCGGTAAACGGGTCAGCCTGTGTGGCGAGATGGCGGCCGATCCGCTGTGCACCCTGCTGCTGCTCGGGATGGGACTTGACGAACTGAGCATGAAACCCTTCTTCGTGCCGGTCATCAAGCGGGTGGTACGCTCCCTGTCGGCCAGATCGGCGCGTCGTCTGGCCCAGGAAGCGGTCCGCATGGAAACGGCCCAACAGGTCAAAGGGCGCCTGTTCAGGGAGCTGAAACAGCGCGGAATGATGGACTTGGTCGAGATGTATCATTGA
- a CDS encoding HU family DNA-binding protein, with protein MTKTEMVKKLADDWGGIPNRQADDTLTAFISFITKTVKKDKVLKVPNLGTFRLRQLKARTGRNPQTGDPIRIKARKKVAFTPSKAFKEGILGAPRTAAKKATTSRSTAAKKTTTSRSRARSTASR; from the coding sequence ATGACGAAGACAGAGATGGTGAAGAAGTTGGCGGATGATTGGGGTGGGATCCCCAACCGCCAGGCGGATGATACCCTGACGGCCTTTATCTCCTTTATCACCAAAACCGTCAAAAAAGACAAAGTGCTGAAAGTTCCGAACCTGGGCACCTTCCGGCTCAGGCAGCTCAAAGCGCGGACGGGCCGCAACCCACAGACCGGTGATCCCATCCGCATCAAAGCGCGGAAAAAAGTGGCTTTCACTCCGTCCAAGGCCTTCAAAGAGGGCATTCTGGGCGCGCCCAGAACGGCGGCCAAAAAAGCGACGACCAGCCGCTCAACGGCGGCCAAAAAAACAACAACCAGCCGCTCCAGGGCCAGGTCGACGGCCAGCCGGTAA
- a CDS encoding invasion associated locus B family protein, translating to MRAFLCGLRGLVVAFLVWGVHAPALAQTTDPDAATSQAGQPQDRPGPVALGTFSETHGDWLVECTMRETTAGQQSRQCGMEQRLALHDEESGQTRQLLTVTLTLPQPDGAAMSVLTPLGLLLDRGVELEIDTGRGFRLPFRTCLSVGCLAQGQLTGEVLDQLGGGKILTARMVESTGKQLLQVQVSLEGFAAASARLQEAVAQ from the coding sequence ATGCGAGCGTTTCTGTGCGGTCTGCGCGGCCTTGTGGTTGCGTTTCTTGTTTGGGGCGTCCATGCGCCCGCCCTGGCGCAAACGACAGACCCGGACGCCGCCACGTCCCAGGCCGGCCAGCCCCAGGATCGGCCTGGGCCTGTCGCCCTCGGCACCTTTTCGGAAACCCATGGGGACTGGCTCGTGGAGTGTACGATGCGCGAAACCACGGCCGGCCAGCAGAGTCGTCAGTGTGGGATGGAGCAGCGGCTCGCCCTACACGACGAGGAGTCGGGCCAGACCCGGCAGCTGTTGACGGTGACGCTGACATTGCCGCAGCCGGACGGCGCGGCCATGAGCGTTCTGACCCCCTTGGGCCTGCTCCTCGACCGGGGCGTCGAGCTTGAGATTGATACGGGGAGAGGCTTCCGGCTGCCCTTTCGGACCTGTCTGTCTGTTGGCTGCCTGGCTCAGGGCCAGCTGACCGGGGAAGTCCTGGACCAACTCGGTGGAGGAAAAATCCTGACCGCACGGATGGTCGAATCGACCGGGAAACAACTCTTACAGGTGCAGGTTTCGCTTGAGGGATTTGCGGCGGCCTCGGCGCGTTTGCAGGAGGCGGTCGCCCAATAA
- a CDS encoding Uma2 family endonuclease encodes MSSSTEAYDRGEKAEHCRRLPSLAEYLLISQDKPHLEHYRRQADGRWLLSEASQLHALISLPTIDCTLRLAAVYDRVFAEPAA; translated from the coding sequence TTGTCCAGCTCGACCGAAGCGTATGACCGGGGCGAGAAGGCCGAGCACTGCCGCCGACTGCCGTCGCTGGCCGAATATCTCCTCATCTCACAAGACAAGCCCCACCTTGAGCACTACCGCCGACAGGCGGACGGGCGCTGGCTGCTGTCCGAAGCCAGCCAGCTACACGCGCTTATCAGCCTGCCGACGATCGATTGCACACTGCGCCTTGCCGCTGTCTATGACCGGGTGTTTGCAGAGCCAGCCGCCTGA
- a CDS encoding CoA transferase: MRGLEGVRVLELGEMVSAAYASKLIGDLGAEVIKVEEPGGDPARQRGPFPDDRVDAEKSGTFLALNTNKRGVSLDLVRDATALRQLVAETDILIHNYPPRRMAELGIAYEPFRQLNPRLVMCSITPFGLTGPHKDYHAYELTTAHGGGWAWLSPGASERPELPPLKAAGHQTDLQAGLTAAMVSMAAYARTLETGQGEHIDLSVQEYVASFLEQNFVYYSYMGQVASRLGQRLLAPWGMFACRDGLIFMVTVEQDQWLRLVELMGNPEWASWEIFQDPFMRAQNWDVLKPYLDEWMQTWTVEELFKAGQERRICFAPVYSLEQLPRQRQLQDRNIFVEVSHPAAGTLSHLGPPYRFQDDWWQITRPAPLLGEHTREILNRPARSASPPTRPQASAPRLPLEGIRVVDFSWAWAGPFCAMQLAHLGAEVIRVESQARPDLGRRVPIYPTGMEPGLNRSGYANQWHQGKKSTLLNLSKPQAIPIAKALIETSDVVVENYATGVMERLGLGYAELKQRNPGLIMASISGYGHTGPQKNYMGYGPAIVPLTGLSSLTGYADGGPSEVGISYGDPNGGLNAAVAIAAAVIAKKRTGQGQYIDVSLWESMAVLIFEGWMDYAMNQRQPERIGNRDPLMAPHNCFRCAGQDEWVSIACGTDGEWRALCQTIGRSELAGDARFQTAAARKANEDALEELLTAWTQGRDKWQVTKTLQAAGVAAFPSMTSKDLADDPHLNARGFFARLEHPEVGVRAHTAMPWRLSNSPNGVRTPAPLIGNDTDYVMRDLLGYSAQEVAELKDAEVLY, from the coding sequence ATGCGAGGACTCGAAGGGGTGCGGGTGCTGGAGCTGGGCGAGATGGTGTCCGCAGCCTATGCCAGCAAGCTGATCGGCGATCTGGGCGCCGAGGTCATCAAGGTCGAGGAGCCCGGCGGCGATCCCGCCCGCCAGCGGGGGCCCTTCCCCGACGACCGTGTCGATGCGGAAAAAAGCGGAACGTTTCTGGCGCTCAATACCAACAAACGCGGGGTCAGCCTTGACCTCGTTCGAGACGCCACCGCCCTCCGGCAACTCGTTGCCGAGACCGATATCCTCATCCACAACTATCCGCCCCGTCGCATGGCCGAATTGGGTATTGCCTATGAGCCGTTTCGCCAGCTCAACCCCCGGCTGGTGATGTGCTCCATCACGCCGTTCGGGCTGACAGGTCCGCACAAGGACTATCACGCCTACGAACTCACCACCGCCCACGGCGGCGGCTGGGCGTGGCTCAGTCCGGGCGCGTCGGAGCGGCCCGAGCTGCCGCCCCTCAAGGCGGCCGGCCACCAGACCGATCTGCAGGCCGGCCTGACCGCGGCCATGGTCTCAATGGCGGCCTACGCCAGAACGCTGGAGACCGGGCAGGGGGAGCACATCGATCTGTCGGTCCAGGAATACGTGGCATCTTTCCTGGAACAGAACTTTGTCTACTACAGCTATATGGGCCAGGTCGCCTCGCGCCTGGGCCAGCGGCTCCTCGCGCCGTGGGGCATGTTTGCCTGCCGGGACGGGCTGATTTTTATGGTGACGGTCGAGCAGGACCAGTGGCTACGCCTCGTCGAGCTGATGGGCAACCCGGAGTGGGCCAGCTGGGAGATTTTCCAGGACCCGTTCATGCGGGCTCAGAACTGGGACGTGCTCAAACCCTATCTGGACGAATGGATGCAGACCTGGACGGTCGAGGAGCTGTTCAAGGCCGGACAGGAGCGACGGATCTGTTTTGCCCCGGTGTACAGCCTGGAGCAGCTGCCCAGGCAACGGCAGCTCCAGGACAGAAACATTTTTGTCGAGGTGAGCCATCCTGCCGCCGGGACCCTCAGCCATCTCGGCCCGCCGTACCGTTTTCAGGACGACTGGTGGCAGATCACCCGTCCGGCCCCCCTGCTCGGCGAGCATACCCGGGAAATCCTGAACCGGCCGGCGCGCTCCGCGTCTCCGCCCACCCGTCCCCAGGCTTCAGCTCCTCGCCTGCCGCTTGAGGGCATTCGCGTCGTGGATTTCAGCTGGGCCTGGGCCGGCCCGTTCTGCGCTATGCAACTCGCCCATCTGGGCGCCGAGGTGATTCGGGTCGAGTCCCAGGCCCGGCCCGACCTGGGTCGGCGGGTGCCGATCTATCCGACTGGGATGGAGCCCGGCCTGAACCGCTCTGGTTATGCCAATCAGTGGCACCAGGGCAAAAAGAGTACCCTGCTCAACCTGAGCAAGCCGCAGGCCATCCCCATCGCCAAAGCCCTCATCGAAACGTCCGATGTGGTGGTCGAAAACTACGCCACCGGCGTCATGGAGCGTCTGGGGCTGGGCTATGCAGAGCTGAAGCAGCGCAATCCCGGCCTCATCATGGCCTCCATTTCGGGCTATGGACATACCGGCCCGCAAAAGAACTATATGGGCTACGGTCCGGCGATCGTGCCCCTGACCGGGCTGTCGTCTCTGACCGGCTATGCGGACGGCGGACCGAGCGAGGTCGGCATTTCCTACGGTGATCCCAACGGCGGTTTGAACGCGGCGGTGGCCATCGCCGCAGCCGTCATTGCCAAAAAGCGGACCGGCCAGGGCCAGTATATTGACGTGTCGCTGTGGGAGTCGATGGCGGTCCTGATCTTTGAGGGCTGGATGGACTACGCCATGAATCAACGCCAGCCGGAACGCATCGGCAACCGCGACCCCCTGATGGCTCCCCATAATTGTTTCCGGTGTGCCGGACAGGACGAGTGGGTCAGCATTGCCTGCGGCACGGACGGCGAGTGGCGGGCGCTGTGTCAGACCATCGGCAGGTCCGAATTGGCCGGCGACGCGCGTTTCCAGACCGCCGCTGCGCGCAAGGCCAACGAAGACGCCTTGGAGGAGCTGTTGACCGCCTGGACCCAAGGCCGAGACAAGTGGCAGGTGACCAAGACCCTGCAAGCCGCGGGAGTCGCGGCCTTTCCGTCCATGACCAGCAAAGACCTGGCCGACGATCCACACTTGAACGCACGCGGTTTTTTTGCCCGCCTGGAGCACCCCGAGGTGGGCGTCCGCGCCCACACGGCTATGCCCTGGCGGCTGAGCAATTCGCCCAACGGGGTGCGCACGCCCGCCCCGCTGATCGGCAACGACACCGACTATGTGATGCGGGATCTGCTGGGCTACTCGGCCCAAGAAGTCGCCGAGCTGAAGGACGCCGAGGTGTTGTATTAG
- a CDS encoding PHP domain-containing protein — protein MRIDFHTHTTRGSADSNLDPLAMIDQAQKIGLEGICITEHDNAWSDAAIHDYAAERGVTLFLGIEVSTEWGHVGAFGLDRYVGGIYKVKELRRVIDEVDGFLIANHPFRYKLDPRFQFIHKTPAIDVDDPVSGVKALEVLQYVDAIEIINGACSEQENLYAHAVAEHLGLKGIGGSDSHSSPSIGCAVTVLDKPVTSTRELIAELKAGRFSAGQGLNTGQFRAFPD, from the coding sequence ATGCGCATTGATTTCCATACCCATACGACCCGGGGCAGCGCCGACAGCAATCTCGATCCCCTGGCCATGATCGACCAAGCCCAGAAAATCGGTCTCGAAGGCATCTGTATTACCGAGCACGATAACGCCTGGAGCGACGCGGCCATCCACGACTACGCCGCAGAGCGGGGGGTGACGCTGTTTCTGGGTATCGAGGTCTCGACCGAATGGGGCCATGTTGGCGCCTTCGGCCTCGACCGCTACGTCGGCGGCATCTATAAGGTCAAGGAGTTACGTCGGGTCATTGACGAGGTGGACGGCTTTCTGATTGCCAACCACCCCTTCCGCTATAAGCTCGACCCCCGCTTTCAGTTCATTCATAAGACCCCGGCGATCGATGTCGATGATCCCGTCTCGGGGGTCAAGGCGCTGGAAGTCTTGCAGTATGTGGACGCGATCGAAATCATCAACGGCGCCTGTTCCGAGCAGGAAAACCTGTACGCCCACGCCGTTGCCGAGCACCTGGGCCTGAAAGGCATAGGCGGCAGCGACAGCCATTCCAGCCCGTCGATCGGCTGTGCCGTGACGGTCCTGGACAAGCCGGTCACCAGCACTCGTGAGCTGATCGCTGAACTGAAGGCCGGACGTTTTTCGGCCGGCCAGGGTCTGAATACCGGCCAGTTCAGAGCCTTCCCCGACTGA